Proteins co-encoded in one Astyanax mexicanus isolate ESR-SI-001 chromosome 1, AstMex3_surface, whole genome shotgun sequence genomic window:
- the zbtb20 gene encoding zinc finger and BTB domain-containing protein 20 yields MTERIHNINLHNFSNSVLETLNEQRNRGHFCDVTVRIHGSMLRAHRCVLAAGSPFFQDKLLLGYSDIEIPSVVSVQSVQKLIDFMYSGVLRVSQSEALQILTAASILQIKTVIDECTRIVSQNVGIAAPGSFPGVPGDSGQDTPRGTPESGTSGPSSDAESGYMQTSSQQGLDRMYSSLYSSCTGLGLQNGTRGSDRPHYASASGATGGYDSALPLQQKEGSQDPAWITRIHERSQQMERFLSSSSESTHCRKQPRPVRLHTAGGDVHIKQEQGDDYNCYGLDECREDGEQTEGVDSEPKGESFDSGVSSSIGTEADSVEQQQYLSGFGRDNGTQGEGGTPVQIEVTDSSPEQTQEAMEDNNGQPQNAVGEVAMLQPPPPNPTGPPSIPGGQLYIRPGDTLASNLRMPLTLTSNTQVMGTAGNTYLPTLFATQTANENKPFLFSLPQSMSSQQPQFVAVPPHTLPPFPGGLSGVPPPSGAQQQAGVGVGQQGEKKPYACTLCCKTFTAKQNYVKHMFVHTGEKPHQCSICWRSFSLKDYLIKHMVTHTGVRAYQCSICNKRFTQKSSLNVHMRLHRGEKSYECYICKKKFSHKTLLERHMALHSSAPGVPVVPGVTGVAGVAGVPGVAGVPGVAGVTGGAGAGGPASIPVPMAVPEPGPGVVALAMPVGGGGGGGGIVGGTGVGVATGVGVAAEASCQEGTTYMCSVCPVKFDQIEHFNDHMRKHVSDG; encoded by the exons ATGACCGAGCGCATTCACAACATCAACCTTCACAACTTCAGCAATTCTGTACTTGAGACCCTCAATGAGCAGCGAAACCGTGGGCACTTCTGTGACGTGACCGTTCGGATCCATGGCAGCATGCTGCGAGCCCACCGGTGCGTTCTGGCTGCCGGGAGCCCCTTCTTCCAGGACAAGCTGCTGCTGGGCTACAGCGACATCGAGATCCCGTCCGTGGTGTCCGTTCAGTCCGTCCAGAAGCTGATCGACTTCATGTACAGCGGCGTGCTCCGGGTGTCCCAGTCCGAGGCGCTGCAGATTCTGACGGCAGCCAGCATCCTGCAGATCAAGACGGTCATAGACGAATGCACGCGGATCGTCTCGCAGAATGTCGGAATCGCAGCTCCCGGGAGTTTCCCTGGCGTCCCCGGCGATTCGGGACAGGATACACCCCGCGGCACGCCCGAATCCGGCACGTCCGGCCCCAGCAGCGACGCGGAATCGGGATACATGCAAACATCGTCCCAGCAGGGCCTGGACCGGATGTACTCTTCGCTCTACTCCAGCTGCACGGGCTTAGGGTTGCAGAATGGCACTCGAGGAAGTGATCGCCCGCACTACGCCAGCGCCTCCGGGGCCACCGGCGGCTACGATTCGGCTTTGCCGCTCCAGCAGAAGGAAGGCAGTCAAGACCCGGCTTGGATCACTCGCATTCACGAACGCTCTCAGCAGATGGAGCGTTTCCTTTCGTCGTCGTCGGAGAGCACGCACTGCCGCAAGCAGCCGAGGCCCGTCCGGCTCCACACGGCCGGAGGAGACGTTCACATCAAGCAGGAGCAGGGGGACGACTACAACTGCTACGGGCTGGACGAGTGCCGGGAAGATGGCGAGCAGACGGAGGGCGTCGACAGCGAACCGAAGGGCGAAAGCTTTGACTCAGGCGTCAGTTCATCCATCGGCACCGAGGCCGACTCCGTGGAGCAGCAGCAGTACCTGTCAGGATTTGGGCGAGACAACGGCACTCAGGGCGAGGGAGGAACACCTGTGCAGATCGAGGTCACCGACTCGTCCCCTGAGCAAACTCAGGAGGCCATGGAAGACAACAACGGACAGCCGCAGAACGCCGTGGGTGAAGTGGCCATGCTCCAGCCGCCACCGCCTAACCCTACCGGGCCCCCGTCCATACCCGGCGGCCAGCTGTACATCCGGCCTGGAGATACACTGGCCAGCAACCTTCGCATGCCACTCACCCTGACCAGCAACACACAG GTCATGGGCACCGCCGGCAACACCTATCTGCCCACACTGTTCGCCACGCAGACGGCCAACGAGAACAAGCCTTTCCTCTTCAGTCTGCCCCAGTCCATGAGCAGCCAGCAGCCCCAGTTCGTGGCCGTGCCGCCCCACACCCTGCCACCGTTCCCCGGCGGCCTCAGTGGCGTGCCCCCACCGTCCGGGGCCCAGCAGCAGGCGGGTGTGGGGGTGGGCCAGCAGGGCGAGAAGAAGCCCTACGCCTGCACTCTTTGCTGTAAAACCTTCACTGCCAAACAGAACTACGTTAAACACATGTTCGTGCACACCG GTGAGAAGCCCCACCAGTGCAGCATCTGCTGGCGCTCGTTCTCCCTGAAGGATTACCTTATCAAACACATGGTCACGCACACGGGCGTTCGCGCCTACCAGTGCAGCATCTGCAACAAGCGCTTCACCCAGAAGAGCTCGCTCAACGTCCACATGCGCCTGCACCGCGGCGAGAAGTCCTACGAGTGCTACATCTGCAAGAAGAAGTTCTCCCACAAGACCCTGCTGGAGCGCCACATGGCCCTGCACAGCTCCGCCCCCGGTGTTCCCGTGGTTCCGGGGGTCACTGGGGTGGCCGGCGTGGCCGGGGTGCCCGGGGTGGCCGGCGTGCCCGGGGTCGCAGGGGTGACGGGAGGGGCTGGCGCCGGAGGCCCCGCCTCCATCCCGGTTCCCATGGCGGTGCCGGAGCCCGGGCCGGGCGTGGTGGCTCTGGCCATGCCGgtcggaggaggaggcggaggcgGGGGCATCGTCGGAGGCACGGGAGTGGGTGTGGCCACCGGGGTGGGCGTGGCCGCCGAAGCCAGCTGCCAGGAAGGGACCACCTACATGTGCTCCGTGTGCCCCGTCAAGTTCGACCAAATCGAGCACTTCAACGACCACATGCGCAAGCATGTCTCCGACGGATAA